A genomic window from Triticum urartu cultivar G1812 chromosome 7, Tu2.1, whole genome shotgun sequence includes:
- the LOC125524339 gene encoding pentatricopeptide repeat-containing protein At5g44230 encodes MVHLARPRPPPALLPRAPRPPLSAALPLPLLPPPSLASLLLAAVDSSPSLRHLRSLHGLLVRLPLPAHSLPYLLSRLLRQLAALPPPHAPLPYALSVFSAHAPPDPFLAAALLRFALLTQPPLSPFRLFSRLLRIPRGGLPFLPFAFSPLAKSAAAARSQPAVQAAHAVSILLGGFDKHRFVENSLIGAYVTCGDVGAARKVFDEMVVKDVISWTSIVVAYSKSGDMGSAEEVFAQCPVKDMVAWTAMLTGYAQNSMPVKALEVFDRMATIGMGIDEVSLTGAISACAQLGAVRRAAWVQEIAERNGFGQNVVVGSGLVDMHAKCGLIDEARSVFDGMQEKNVYTYSSMIVGLASHGRAKEAIALFKDMVRRADVVPNHVTFIGLLTACSHAGMVRDGRFYFAQMKDKYGILPSADHYTCMVDLLGRAGLVDEALDLVRSMTVEPHGGVWGALLGACRIHGNTDVAKVAAEHLFKLEPEGIGNYVLLSNTLASAGKWDEVSKVRKLMRSRGLKKDPAVSSFEGRDGLVHQFFAGDNSHPRTNEIKKALLELAAKLKHAGYVPILTSIVYDVSGGEKERLLMGHSEKLALSFGLLTLGSRCTIRIVKNLRICEDCHLFMQLASRVEQAEIIVRDNMRFHHFKDGECSCGGFW; translated from the coding sequence ATGGTGCACCTCGCCAGGCCGCGTCCCCCGCCCGCGCTGCTCCCCCGCGCGCCGCGGCCGCCGCTCTCCGCCGCGCTGCCGCtgcccctcctccctcctccctcgcTAGCCTCGCTCCTCCTCGCGGCCGTCGACTCCTCCCCGTCCCTCCGGCACCTCcgcagcctccacgggctcctcgTCCGCCTGCCGCTCCCTGCCCACTCCCTcccctacctcctctcccgccTCCTCCGCCAACTCGCCGCCCTCCCGCCCCCGCACGCCCCGCTCCCCTACGCGCTCTCCGTCTTCTCCGCGCACGCTCCCCCGGACCCGTTCCTCGCTGCCGCGCTCCTCCGCTTCGCGCTCCTCACGCAGCCGCCGCTGAGCCCCTTCCGCCTCTTCTCCCGCCTCCTCCGCATCCCCCGCGGCGGGCTCCCCTTCCTCCCGTTCGCCTTCTCCCCGCTCGCCAAGTCCGCCGCGGCCGCGCGCTCCCAGCCGGCCGTCCAGGCCGCCCACGCGGTCTCGATCCTCCTCGGCGGGTTTGATAAGCACCGGTTCGTTGAGAACTCGCTGATCGGCGCTTATGTCACCTGCGGTGACGTCGGTGCCGCACGgaaggtgtttgatgaaatgGTGGTGAAGGATGTCATTTCCTGGACGAGCATTGTGGTGGCATACTCCAAGAGCGGCGATATGGGTTCCGCAGAGGAGGTGTTTGCGCAGTGCCCGGTGAAGGACATGGTGGCATGGACAGCCATGCTAACTGGGTACGCTCAAAATTCCATGCCAGTGAAGGCATTGGAAGTGTTTGATCGGATGGCCACCATTGGCATGGGCATTGACGAGGTCTCATTGACGGGTGCAATCTCAGCTTGTGCTCAGCTTGGCGCGGTGAGGCGTGCTGCCTGGGTTCAGGAGATCGCAGAGAGGAATGGCTTTGGGCAGAATGTGGTTGTCGGGTCAGGGTTGGTGGATATGCATGCCAAGTGCGGACTAATTGATGAAGCACGCAGTGTTTTTGATGGGATGCAGGAGAAGAATGTGTACACATATAGCTCAATGATTGTTGGCCTCGCCTCTCATGGGAGGGCTAAAGAGGCAATTGCTTTGTTCAAGGACATGGTTAGGAGGGCCGATGTGGTGCCCAACCATGTGACCTTTATAGGGTTATTGACAGCTTGCAGCCATGCAGGGATGGTCAGAGATGGGCGCTTCTACTTTGCACAGATGAAGGACAAATATGGGATATTGCCATCTGCAGATCACTATACTTGTATGGTCGATTTGCTTGGTCGGGCTGGATTGGTGGACGAAGCTCTGGATCTTGTGAGGTCAATGACCGTGGAGCCTCATGGTGGTGTGTGGGGAGCGCTGCTTGGGGCTTGTCGGATCCATGGGAATACTGATGTTGCCAAGGTTGCAGCTGAACATCTATTTAAGCTTGAGCCAGAGGGTATAGGGAACTACGTGCTGTTATCGAATACACTTGCATCAGCAGGAAAGTGGGATGAAGTCTCAAAGGTTCGGAAACTAATGAGAAGCCGGGGGCTGAAAAAGGATCCTGCTGTGAGCTCGTTTGAAGGCAGAGATGGTTTGGTCCATCAGTTCTTTGCTGGTGACAATTCTCATCCAAGGACCAATGAAATAAAGAAGGCATTATTAGAGCTAGCTGCGAAATTGAAGCATGCTGGTTATGTGCCAATCCTGACGTCTATTGTTTATGATGTGAGTGGTGGAGAGAAAGAAAGGCTGTTAATGGGTCACAGTGAGAAACTTGCTCTGTCGTTTGGATTGCTGACTCTTGGATCTAGATGCACAATTCGAATAGTAAAAAATCTAAGGATCTGCGAGGATTGCCATTTGTTTATGCAACTTGCCTCAAGAGTTGAGCAGGCTGAGATTATAGTCAGGGACAATATGAGATTCCATCATTTCAAAGATGGAGAATGCTCATGTGGTGGATTCTGGTGA
- the LOC125524340 gene encoding uncharacterized protein LOC125524340: MSRRFSGMATDLFCTHRILFALLEKGGITIIRELESRGSVQKLAKILLKASGGELLNDILADIMDRYSKHDSKESLRRTIMEHDEVFRQQVHELHRLYRVQKALMAELRGEHSFQLRTEDTREMVQGHRPNLKNSSCTSETSQSACLGNAQYSDTRQLPEQSFLQECKPVSCLNLFDEETSRSQERRPESSKSVEGESWSVSMEGDLDLKLSIAPSSNATKAPHWLFSDSRERNPSGQHR; encoded by the exons ATGAGTCGCCGATTTTCAG GAATGGCTACTGATTTGTTTTGTACTCATAGAATCCTCTTTGCCCTGTTGGAGAAAGGAGGAATAACCATCATTAGAGAGCTAGAAAGTAGAGGTTCTGTTCAGAAACTAGCCAAAATATTGCTGAAAGCTAGTGGAGGAGAGCTTTTGAACGACATCTTGGCAGATATAATGGACAGGTATTCCAAACACGACAGCAAGGAATCACTTCGGAGAACAATCATGGAACATGATGAGGTCTTCAGGCAACAG GTGCATGAACTGCATCGGCTATACAGGGTACAGAAAGCACTGATGGCTGAATTACGTGGTGAGCACAGTTTCCAACTCAGAACAGAAGATACTCGAGAAATGGTGCAGGGCCACAGGCCAAACCTCAAGAATAGCTCTTGTACGTCAGAGACTAGTCAATCTGCTTGTCTTGGAAACGCACAGTACTCTGATACTAGGCAATTACCCGAACAGTCGTTTCTTCAAGAATGCAAGCCAGTGTCATGCTTAAACCTCTTCGACGAAGAAACTTCAAGAAGCCAAGAAAGAAGACCAGAAAGCAGTAAATCAGTTGAAGGTGAAAGTTGGAGTGTTTCTATGGAAGGTGATCTCGATCTCAAACTAAGCATTGCCCCCAGTTCAAATGCAACAAAAGCACCACACTGGCTCTTCTCCGACAGCAGGGAAAGAAACCCTTCTGGTCAGCATCGATGA
- the LOC125524341 gene encoding nifU-like protein 3, chloroplastic, with protein MRLYSPNLRQAAAGPGAGAGVTNAPFAAALGKSSSSSLIHGRLSFGHASLQTPNHRTKRAGWAVRVLPLTEENVERVLDEVRPSLMRDGGNVALHEIDGLVVVLMLQGACGSCPSSTMTLKMGIESRLRDKIPEILEVEQIHDTETGLELNTENVEKLLDEIRPYLSGTGGGSLELVQIDGFVVKIQISGPAAGVMTVRVAVTQKLREKIPSILAVQLTE; from the exons ATGAGGCTCTACTCGCCGAATCTCCGGCAAGCCGCCGCAGGCCccggcgccggggctggcgtcACCAACGCCCCCTTTGCAGCAGCTCTCGGCAAG AGTTCTTCGAGCTCCCTTATTCATGGCCGTCTCAGCTTCGGCCACGCGTCACTGCAGACACCGAACCACCGCACCAAGAGAGCAG GGTGGGCGGTGCGGGTGCTTCCCCTGACGGAGGAGAACGTGGAGAGGGTGCTGGATGAGGTGCGGCCGAGCCTGATGCGGGATGGAGGCAACGTGGCCCTGCACGAGATCGACGGCCTCGTCgtcgtgctcatgctccagggcgcCTGCGGCTCCTGCCCCAGCTCCACCATGACGCTCAAGATGGGAATCGAGTCCCGCCTCCGTGACAAGATCCCCGAGATCCTTGAGGTCGAGCAGATCCACGACACCGAGACCGGGCTTGAGCTCAACACAGAGAATGTCGAGAAG CTGCTAGATGAGATCAGGCCGTACCTTTCCGGCACCGGAGGTGGAAGCCTTGAGCTTGTTCAGATTGACGGTTTCGTCGTCAAGATTCAAATCAGTGGACCTGCAGCAGGTGTAATGACAGTACGTGTAGCTGTAACCCAAAAACTGAGAGAGAAAATACCATCGATCCTGGCTGTTCAGTTGACAGAGTAG